One segment of Nostoc flagelliforme CCNUN1 DNA contains the following:
- a CDS encoding glycosyltransferase family 4 protein — translation MNQLNILMLGPNLEQNGGIATLEKLIIKYSLPHIKIQHITTHDEGSIAYRVIVFAKALATFLWKLSSQKIDVVHIHISDGGSTFRKAICCVVAFIFDKPVLMHTNGAEFHLRYPKLPQRVQQVLNKIFQRCQGFIVLSESWQDYYVLNLGLNPKQVIILPNPSELATELPDRKNRTQISFVCCGRVGQRKGTFDLIKTFANLSDHQRKCTRLILAGDGEIEKAQQLAASFNVADKVTFLGWINSEKRDEVLSQADVFILPSYNEGLPLAILEAMGWGLPVISTPVGGISELVISNQNGLLVTPGNIQQLSEAMELLIGNETLRLSLGSAARKTVEPFDIKNYSIRLADIYHSLILRR, via the coding sequence ATGAACCAACTCAATATATTAATGTTAGGCCCTAATTTAGAACAAAATGGAGGAATAGCAACACTTGAAAAACTGATAATTAAATATAGTCTCCCTCATATAAAAATCCAGCATATAACCACTCATGACGAAGGCTCAATTGCCTACAGAGTAATTGTTTTCGCCAAAGCTTTAGCTACATTTTTATGGAAATTATCAAGTCAAAAAATAGATGTTGTACACATTCATATTTCCGATGGTGGTAGCACTTTCCGAAAAGCGATTTGTTGTGTTGTTGCCTTTATCTTTGATAAGCCCGTATTGATGCACACTAATGGTGCCGAATTTCATCTAAGATACCCTAAACTTCCTCAACGAGTACAGCAAGTTTTAAATAAAATATTTCAGCGCTGCCAAGGGTTTATTGTTCTTTCAGAAAGTTGGCAAGATTACTATGTGTTGAATCTAGGTTTAAATCCCAAGCAAGTTATTATCTTGCCTAACCCCTCCGAATTAGCTACAGAGCTTCCTGACCGCAAAAATCGAACTCAAATCAGTTTCGTCTGTTGTGGGCGAGTTGGTCAACGCAAAGGGACATTTGATTTGATTAAGACATTTGCTAACCTGTCGGATCATCAAAGAAAATGTACTCGGCTAATTCTGGCAGGAGATGGTGAAATCGAAAAAGCGCAGCAGTTGGCTGCTAGTTTCAACGTTGCAGACAAGGTAACTTTTTTGGGTTGGATTAATTCCGAAAAACGGGATGAAGTGTTGTCACAAGCAGATGTGTTTATTTTGCCTTCTTACAATGAAGGTTTGCCTTTGGCAATTCTGGAAGCTATGGGTTGGGGATTGCCCGTGATTTCAACTCCCGTAGGAGGCATTTCTGAATTAGTAATTTCAAATCAAAATGGTCTGCTAGTTACCCCAGGAAACATTCAACAATTGTCAGAAGCTATGGAATTGTTAATTGGAAATGAAACTTTACGGCTCTCTCTGGGGAGTGCTGCTAGGAAAACTGTTGAACCATTTGATATTAAAAATTATTCCATCCGTTTAGCCGATATTTATCATAGTCTGATACTCCGCCGTTAA
- a CDS encoding ABC transporter substrate-binding protein codes for MNNAIAQTTALLSTCALLLTGCGGGGSVTNSPNSTTNNTTTNTTQTTTTSGAIPIGIALAQTSNVALLGQEGFVGARIAEKYFNSKGGINGTPIKLVTQDTSGDEAGAINAFQTLINKDKVVGIVGPTLSQQAFSADPIAERAKVPVIGASNTANGIPEIGDYVARVSAPVSIVAPNSLKAALKQNPQIRKVAVFYAQNDAFNKSETEIFQKAVKDQGLELVTVQKLQTTDTDFQAQATNALNLKPDLVIISGLAADGGNLVRQLRELGYKGIIIGGNGLNTPNVLSVCKALCDGVLIAQAYSPEYPGEINKVFRQTYIEQYKKEPAQFTGQSFAAVQVYVEALKELDKKTKISTLPLDKLRTELNKQILAGKYNTPLGEIAFTPVGDVIQKEFYVAQIKMDKDGNTGKFVFIK; via the coding sequence ATGAACAACGCGATCGCTCAGACAACAGCATTATTATCAACTTGCGCTTTACTACTAACAGGCTGTGGTGGTGGTGGCTCTGTGACAAATTCTCCAAATAGTACTACAAATAACACTACAACTAACACCACCCAGACTACGACTACATCAGGTGCTATTCCCATCGGTATTGCTTTAGCACAAACCAGCAACGTAGCATTACTTGGTCAAGAGGGATTCGTGGGAGCCAGAATTGCCGAAAAGTATTTCAATAGTAAAGGTGGTATTAATGGCACTCCGATTAAATTAGTAACCCAAGATACTAGTGGTGATGAAGCTGGAGCAATTAACGCTTTTCAAACTTTAATTAACAAAGATAAAGTTGTCGGTATTGTTGGCCCTACTTTATCACAGCAAGCTTTTAGTGCTGACCCCATCGCCGAACGTGCTAAAGTCCCAGTTATTGGCGCATCAAATACCGCAAACGGAATTCCAGAAATCGGTGATTATGTAGCTCGTGTATCTGCTCCCGTCTCTATAGTTGCTCCTAATTCGCTGAAAGCTGCACTCAAGCAGAATCCTCAAATTAGAAAAGTGGCAGTTTTTTATGCCCAAAATGATGCATTTAACAAATCAGAAACGGAGATTTTTCAAAAAGCAGTAAAAGACCAAGGGCTAGAATTAGTAACAGTTCAAAAGTTGCAAACTACTGATACAGACTTTCAAGCCCAAGCTACCAATGCACTTAACTTAAAACCAGATTTAGTAATTATTTCGGGGCTAGCGGCTGATGGTGGTAACTTAGTGCGACAACTGCGAGAACTGGGTTATAAAGGTATAATTATTGGTGGTAATGGTCTGAATACACCAAATGTTTTATCAGTGTGCAAAGCACTGTGCGATGGCGTGCTGATTGCTCAAGCTTACAGTCCTGAATATCCTGGTGAGATTAATAAGGTATTTCGCCAAACCTATATTGAGCAATACAAGAAAGAACCAGCCCAATTTACTGGTCAATCTTTTGCTGCGGTGCAGGTGTATGTTGAAGCTCTTAAAGAGTTGGATAAAAAAACCAAAATCAGCACATTACCTCTTGATAAACTGCGGACAGAATTGAACAAGCAAATACTTGCTGGAAAGTATAATACTCCTTTAGGTGAGATTGCTTTTACACCAGTAGGTGATGTGATTCAAAAGGAATTTTACGTTGCCCAAATTAAGATGGATAAAGATGGAAACACTGGAAAGTTCGTATTTATAAAATAG
- a CDS encoding branched-chain amino acid ABC transporter permease, which produces MDITLFLQQFLNGLSIGSIYAIFALGYTLVYSILGIINLAHGAIFTLGAYFTYTLMGGSFGFNGLLANATLPINLPFAIALILASTLAGLVGVVMERVAFQPLRRQGSDPLLTVVSSLGVGVVIVNLIQYLVGAESYTYPANTYGNLPPAINFGSADNPIPIRSVQVVIFAVSVVIVAILTYFINRTKYGKAMQAIAEDPTTASLLGINSDRFIILTFFISSFLAGLAGTLVASSVSIAGPYFGITFGLRGLAVIVLGGLGSIPGAVVGGLVIGLVEAFVPAEFSGYKDAVAFGILFIMLLVRPQGLLGRRFIQKV; this is translated from the coding sequence ATGGATATAACTCTATTTCTGCAACAATTTTTGAACGGATTATCTATCGGTAGTATCTATGCAATTTTTGCGTTGGGATATACCTTAGTTTATTCTATTTTGGGCATCATTAATTTAGCTCATGGCGCGATTTTTACCTTGGGTGCATATTTCACTTATACACTCATGGGTGGTAGCTTTGGATTTAACGGCTTGCTAGCGAATGCAACCTTGCCGATAAACTTACCATTTGCTATAGCCTTGATTTTAGCAAGTACCTTGGCAGGATTGGTAGGGGTAGTGATGGAACGGGTTGCTTTTCAACCTTTGCGCCGTCAAGGATCTGATCCTTTACTAACTGTTGTTTCCAGCTTGGGGGTAGGAGTCGTAATTGTAAATTTAATCCAGTATTTAGTAGGGGCAGAAAGTTACACATACCCCGCAAATACTTACGGTAATTTGCCACCTGCGATTAATTTTGGTAGTGCAGATAATCCAATTCCTATTCGCAGCGTTCAGGTGGTAATTTTTGCTGTATCAGTGGTGATTGTGGCAATTCTTACCTATTTTATCAATCGGACTAAATATGGTAAGGCAATGCAAGCGATCGCAGAAGATCCAACTACAGCTAGTTTGTTAGGAATTAATAGCGATCGCTTTATCATCCTAACATTCTTCATCAGCAGTTTTTTAGCAGGATTAGCAGGAACTTTAGTCGCCTCTAGTGTTAGTATTGCTGGGCCATATTTTGGTATTACTTTTGGTTTGCGGGGTTTAGCAGTAATTGTCTTAGGTGGTTTAGGTAGTATTCCAGGTGCAGTGGTGGGAGGCTTAGTAATTGGATTAGTCGAGGCGTTTGTTCCTGCTGAATTCTCTGGATATAAAGACGCAGTAGCCTTTGGAATTTTGTTTATCATGCTATTAGTTAGACCCCAAGGTTTACTAGGACGGCGGTTTATTCAAAAAGTTTAA
- a CDS encoding Uma2 family endonuclease, which produces MKTYTKPKLTFEQFLSQCPEEGLYELVDREIVEVRATRNHDDVADFILFSFSDEIRRTNLNYVIKNTVVFKTMTANGIEQGRKPDVSVIDKDVWCSNRSAYSALEEPIQLAVEVTSTNCEDDYIDKLDEYQRLAITEYWIVDYLAIGLREYLGNPKLPAIFVFLSDAEGKYQRTLFRGSERIVSRSFPELALTADQILTA; this is translated from the coding sequence ATGAAAACATACACCAAACCAAAATTAACTTTTGAGCAATTTTTGTCACAGTGTCCAGAAGAAGGTTTATATGAACTTGTGGATAGGGAAATTGTAGAAGTGCGTGCAACTAGAAATCATGATGATGTCGCTGATTTTATATTGTTTAGTTTCAGTGATGAAATTAGGCGAACAAACTTAAATTATGTAATAAAAAACACAGTAGTCTTTAAAACTATGACTGCCAATGGAATAGAGCAAGGGCGCAAGCCTGATGTAAGTGTTATAGATAAAGATGTATGGTGTTCAAATCGTTCTGCTTACTCTGCACTTGAAGAACCCATTCAGTTAGCTGTAGAGGTGACATCAACTAATTGCGAAGATGACTATATTGATAAATTGGATGAATATCAACGTTTAGCTATTACAGAATATTGGATTGTAGATTATTTAGCAATTGGGCTAAGAGAGTATTTAGGAAATCCAAAACTTCCTGCTATATTTGTTTTCCTATCAGATGCTGAGGGAAAATATCAACGCACACTGTTTAGAGGTTCAGAACGGATTGTGTCACGAAGTTTTCCTGAACTGGCGCTGACAGCAGACCAAATATTAACAGCTTAA
- a CDS encoding branched-chain amino acid ABC transporter permease: MADFFATYGSLIVSMVLGALIGLSLYLPLMTGQLSLASPGFYALGGYIAAILSTKVLTSSSSLFPIPLLLLEMLIAGVICGLLGVIVGIPALRLRGIYLAIATIAFVEVLRVISLNLDITGGAVGIFGIPQPFQTPIEYLWIALPLLLISMVLLYRLERIRVGRAFIAIREDELAAGAMGIDPTYYKVLAFTLGAILAGVVGAISAHFLNTWNARQGTFDSSIIYLTFVLIGGSRTFLGPVIGGMVFTALPEILRSLADTAGLPNWLGQFLRDGRLIIFGLLIVIGTIFFPQGLITPDIFQRRKIRNKRTAKDA, translated from the coding sequence ATGGCTGATTTTTTTGCTACTTATGGTTCTCTAATTGTCTCTATGGTATTAGGGGCGCTAATAGGGTTATCGCTTTACTTACCGCTAATGACAGGACAATTATCTTTAGCTAGCCCAGGATTTTATGCTTTAGGTGGGTATATTGCAGCAATTTTATCCACAAAAGTTTTGACATCTAGCAGTAGTTTATTCCCCATTCCATTGTTGTTATTGGAGATGTTAATTGCTGGTGTAATTTGTGGTTTATTGGGTGTAATAGTGGGAATTCCAGCGTTGAGATTGCGAGGAATTTATTTAGCGATCGCTACTATAGCTTTTGTGGAAGTTCTGCGTGTCATCTCCCTAAATCTAGATATTACAGGCGGTGCTGTTGGAATTTTTGGCATTCCTCAACCTTTCCAAACACCAATTGAATATTTATGGATTGCTTTGCCCTTACTATTAATTAGTATGGTGTTGCTTTATCGTTTAGAACGCATCCGTGTAGGAAGGGCTTTTATCGCTATCCGCGAAGATGAATTAGCTGCGGGTGCAATGGGAATTGATCCCACTTATTACAAAGTGTTGGCATTTACACTAGGGGCTATACTTGCAGGGGTTGTAGGTGCAATTAGTGCCCACTTCCTTAATACCTGGAATGCTCGTCAAGGTACTTTTGATTCCAGTATTATATATTTAACTTTTGTTTTGATTGGTGGTTCGAGAACTTTTTTAGGACCGGTAATTGGAGGTATGGTATTTACAGCCTTACCAGAGATTCTGCGAAGTCTTGCTGATACTGCTGGTTTACCTAATTGGTTAGGACAATTTTTGCGCGATGGGAGATTAATTATTTTTGGCTTACTAATAGTAATAGGTACAATCTTTTTCCCTCAAGGGCTAATTACCCCAGATATTTTTCAAAGACGGAAAATCAGGAATAAACGAACCGCCAAGGACGCATAG
- a CDS encoding ABC transporter ATP-binding protein produces MSHSIPEANSSIILEARALTRRFGGLVAVNNVSFSVKKHEIFGLIGPNGAGKTTLFNLITGFIPPSSGKLIYQDAEISQQRPHQIAALGIARTFQNIRLFGELSALENVIIARHLHTKSNMIAGVLGLPPAPSEELKTKQKALDLLDLVGLSDRADEKAKNFAYGDQRRLEIARALALQPQVLLLDEPAAGMNPNEKQQLSEFIRSLRDRFNLTIILIEHHVPLVMGLCDRIAVLDFGQLIALGEPAVVRNDPAVIEAYLGIE; encoded by the coding sequence ATGTCACATAGTATTCCAGAAGCTAACAGCAGTATTATCTTAGAAGCAAGAGCATTGACTCGGCGCTTTGGTGGTCTAGTAGCGGTTAATAATGTATCTTTTAGTGTAAAAAAACATGAGATTTTTGGACTGATTGGCCCTAATGGTGCTGGCAAAACAACACTATTTAATTTGATTACCGGCTTCATTCCACCTTCTAGCGGTAAATTAATTTATCAAGATGCAGAAATCTCCCAACAGCGTCCTCATCAAATTGCTGCTTTAGGTATCGCTCGTACTTTTCAAAATATCCGCTTGTTTGGAGAATTATCGGCGTTAGAAAATGTAATTATTGCTCGGCATTTACACACTAAAAGTAATATGATTGCAGGAGTTTTGGGATTACCACCAGCGCCTAGTGAAGAACTTAAAACTAAGCAGAAAGCTTTAGATTTATTGGATTTGGTGGGATTAAGCGATCGCGCTGACGAAAAAGCCAAAAACTTTGCCTATGGCGATCAACGTCGGCTAGAAATTGCCCGTGCTTTAGCATTACAACCGCAAGTCTTACTTCTCGATGAACCTGCGGCGGGGATGAACCCCAACGAAAAGCAGCAACTCAGTGAATTTATCCGTAGCCTGCGCGATCGCTTCAATTTAACGATCATCCTTATAGAACACCATGTACCGTTGGTTATGGGTTTGTGCGATCGCATTGCGGTGTTAGATTTTGGGCAATTGATTGCATTGGGTGAACCAGCAGTTGTCAGAAATGATCCGGCTGTAATTGAAGCTTATTTAGGGATTGAATGA
- a CDS encoding DUF4351 domain-containing protein, with product MAKVADIGSKRLINLAPDAWVQWVTQRPEVVAKEILGSEFQWISRETDVLVKAYSATHGDFLVLNELQLRYTAQMPLRMRAYTALAQERYRLPTYPVLINILPPPSTLTIVNSYEQEFLGLRAIQDYRVINLWEIDAEIVFGQPLPSLLPFVPILPGGGEVSVVQRALQTLRADAQLNELESLLAFFASFVLDTPLVQQIMRWDMAVLRESPWYQEIEQRGIQLGLQQGVQRQLIRVLRRRFGEIPHEVEARLEGESVEKLETLMDSAIAVSSLDEFVVILST from the coding sequence GTGGCAAAAGTAGCAGATATTGGTAGCAAACGACTAATTAATTTAGCTCCCGATGCATGGGTACAGTGGGTGACACAGCGTCCTGAAGTCGTGGCGAAAGAAATTCTCGGCTCTGAATTTCAGTGGATTAGCCGTGAAACAGATGTTTTGGTGAAGGCATACAGTGCTACTCACGGAGATTTTCTAGTACTAAATGAACTACAGTTGCGTTACACGGCACAGATGCCTCTACGCATGAGAGCATATACTGCTCTGGCACAAGAACGCTACCGATTGCCAACTTACCCAGTACTGATCAACATTTTACCGCCCCCATCTACCTTAACTATTGTCAACAGTTACGAGCAGGAATTTTTGGGCTTACGTGCCATTCAAGATTATCGGGTGATTAATTTGTGGGAAATTGATGCTGAAATAGTATTTGGGCAACCACTACCATCGTTGTTACCCTTTGTGCCAATCCTGCCAGGAGGGGGAGAGGTATCAGTTGTGCAACGCGCATTACAGACGCTACGAGCAGATGCACAGTTGAACGAGTTAGAATCATTGCTGGCATTTTTTGCTAGCTTTGTGTTAGATACGCCTTTAGTGCAACAAATCATGAGGTGGGATATGGCAGTATTGCGAGAATCGCCTTGGTATCAGGAAATTGAGCAAAGAGGTATTCAGCTAGGTCTTCAGCAGGGTGTACAACGGCAGTTAATCCGGGTATTGCGACGACGTTTTGGTGAAATTCCTCATGAAGTGGAAGCAAGGCTTGAGGGTGAAAGTGTGGAAAAATTAGAAACTTTGATGGATAGTGCGATCGCAGTGAGTTCTTTAGACGAATTTGTAGTAATTCTGTCTACATAA
- a CDS encoding ABC transporter ATP-binding protein: MKSDSKPNYTILEAQELDVNYGGIQALKKINLIIQKGEVVTLIGANGAGKTTTLRAISKVVNPKSGVIIYNGHNINRRQTHEVVQLGIAHCPEGRRVLARQTVFDNLLLGAYIRSNQAEVKEDIQRQFELFPRLSQRRNQLAGTLSGGEQQMLAIARAVMSKPQLLLLDEPSLGLAPAIVREIFSIIENLRATGVTILLVEQNANLALQIADRGYVLEAGSITLTGTASELISDERVKKAYLG, encoded by the coding sequence ATGAAATCCGATAGTAAGCCAAACTATACAATTTTAGAAGCTCAAGAACTTGATGTTAATTATGGTGGTATCCAAGCTCTAAAAAAGATTAATTTAATTATTCAAAAAGGCGAGGTAGTTACTCTAATTGGTGCTAATGGTGCTGGTAAAACTACCACACTCCGCGCTATCTCTAAAGTAGTTAATCCTAAGAGTGGCGTAATTATTTATAATGGACATAATATTAACCGCCGCCAAACTCACGAAGTTGTACAACTTGGTATCGCCCATTGTCCAGAAGGACGCAGAGTATTAGCGCGGCAAACAGTATTTGATAATTTGCTTTTGGGTGCTTATATTCGCTCCAATCAAGCTGAGGTAAAAGAAGATATTCAGCGACAATTTGAGCTATTTCCGCGTTTGTCACAAAGACGCAATCAACTAGCAGGAACCCTCAGTGGTGGTGAACAACAAATGTTAGCGATCGCTCGTGCTGTAATGAGTAAACCACAACTATTACTTTTAGACGAGCCTAGCTTAGGTTTAGCACCTGCGATCGTCCGGGAAATCTTCTCTATTATTGAGAATCTCCGGGCTACAGGCGTGACTATTCTGTTAGTTGAACAAAACGCTAATCTGGCACTACAAATTGCCGATCGCGGTTATGTTTTAGAAGCTGGTTCTATAACTTTAACAGGCACAGCATCAGAATTAATTAGTGATGAGCGAGTTAAAAAAGCTTATTTAGGGTGA